In Syntrophomonas wolfei subsp. wolfei str. Goettingen G311, a single window of DNA contains:
- a CDS encoding Rqc2 family fibronectin-binding protein produces the protein MPFDGITIRALCQELNPLLNGARIDKIFQPEKDDLVLSVRTVKSGSLRLMLSANSRWARLHIDSIKKPNPTKPPAFCMLLRKYLEGGKIQEIKQVDFERIIHIDIEALDDFREWKIKRLICEFMGRHSNIILVNPENNLIIDAIKKYGHDRSSHREVLPGKEYVSPPQQGKLNPLQASYEDFVQLMWKQGSNNTLANSFFQVFSGISPFSSGEFCWSAGLDPLLPVDQCGELEFSRLFHHSRTVLQNIEQAKLHPVAIYSNLQPLEFAPYPILSLNESGYKSLNFSSINEACDRYYNDSLKMIRLESMKVNLSRNIKIRLDKAYKKHFFQEGDLAKAYEKLKYKEWGEMLTAYAFKFQKGDKTAIIEDFYQGEEVEIPLDPRYTPIQNAQKYFKIYNKSRNAIRHLKQLLASNQEEIDYLESIIVLIAQAETPEIVEEIREELEKQGYVKEHTQRARKELLKSQPRRFLSSDGLEILVGRNNQQNDFLSLKQAERQDLWLHSSKIPGTHVIIKLPKMISSINDVPDHSLEEAADLAAYFSKAKEADKVPVDYTFRSNVRKPSGAKPGMVIYDNYWTIIANPRSENVSRLLAENEFQSLPKI, from the coding sequence TAGAACTGTAAAAAGCGGGAGCTTGCGCTTAATGCTTTCCGCCAACTCGCGTTGGGCCAGATTGCATATTGATAGTATAAAAAAACCCAACCCAACCAAACCCCCGGCATTTTGCATGTTATTGCGCAAATATCTGGAAGGCGGCAAAATTCAGGAGATTAAACAAGTAGATTTTGAACGAATTATTCACATCGATATTGAAGCTCTGGATGATTTTCGCGAGTGGAAAATAAAGCGCTTGATTTGTGAGTTTATGGGTCGGCATTCCAATATTATCCTGGTAAACCCGGAAAACAACCTGATAATTGATGCTATAAAAAAATATGGTCATGACCGGAGTTCCCACCGGGAAGTGTTACCCGGCAAAGAGTATGTAAGCCCACCCCAGCAAGGTAAGCTTAACCCTCTCCAAGCTAGCTATGAAGACTTTGTCCAGTTGATGTGGAAACAGGGGAGTAATAATACTCTGGCTAATTCATTTTTCCAGGTTTTTTCGGGAATAAGCCCTTTTTCATCCGGTGAATTCTGTTGGTCTGCTGGTCTTGATCCCTTGTTGCCAGTTGATCAATGTGGTGAACTTGAATTCTCCAGGCTATTTCATCACAGTAGGACGGTATTACAGAATATCGAGCAGGCTAAGCTGCACCCAGTTGCCATCTACAGCAATTTGCAACCGCTTGAGTTTGCTCCCTACCCCATACTATCTTTAAATGAATCCGGCTATAAGTCCCTCAATTTTTCCAGCATTAACGAAGCCTGCGATCGTTATTATAATGACAGCTTAAAAATGATTCGCCTGGAGTCGATGAAAGTCAACCTGAGCAGAAATATTAAGATCCGCCTGGACAAAGCTTATAAAAAACATTTTTTCCAGGAAGGTGACCTGGCCAAGGCCTATGAAAAGCTGAAATATAAAGAATGGGGCGAAATGCTCACTGCTTATGCTTTTAAATTTCAAAAAGGGGATAAAACTGCTATAATCGAAGATTTTTATCAGGGAGAGGAAGTGGAAATTCCGCTGGACCCTCGTTATACTCCCATTCAAAATGCCCAAAAATATTTCAAAATTTATAACAAGAGCCGTAATGCTATAAGGCACCTGAAGCAACTCCTGGCTTCCAACCAGGAGGAAATTGATTACCTGGAATCAATAATTGTCTTGATAGCGCAGGCCGAAACTCCAGAAATAGTGGAAGAAATAAGAGAAGAGTTGGAAAAGCAGGGTTATGTCAAAGAACATACCCAGCGTGCTCGTAAAGAACTGCTTAAGAGCCAACCTCGTCGTTTCCTGTCTTCCGACGGTTTGGAAATACTCGTAGGTCGGAACAACCAGCAAAATGATTTCTTAAGCCTGAAACAGGCAGAACGCCAGGATCTATGGCTACACAGCAGTAAAATCCCGGGCACTCATGTGATAATCAAATTGCCCAAAATGATAAGCTCTATCAATGATGTACCTGATCATAGCCTGGAGGAAGCTGCCGACCTGGCCGCCTACTTCAGCAAAGCTAAAGAGGCGGATAAGGTGCCGGTAGATTATACTTTCCGTTCTAATGTACGCAAACCTTCGGGGGCCAAACCCGGTATGGTAATCTACGATAATTATTGGACGATAATAGCTAATCCTCGCTCCGAGAATGTTAGCCGTTTGTTAGCAGAAAACGAATTCCAGTCCTTGCCCAAAATTTAA
- the pyrE gene encoding orotate phosphoribosyltransferase, whose amino-acid sequence MLSKEEATRIFIDSGALMEGHFRLTSGRHSNQYMQCAQVLQYPKYTEQLAAHIAEKFAADNIEIVVGPAMGGIIVAYEVARQLGITAIFTERQEGSMVLRRGFELRPGQRVLVVEDVVTTGGSVWEVIEIVQKAGAELAGVAVLVDRSNGEVDFKVKQEAVLTMDIKSFAASDCPLCQEGKLPVIKPGSRA is encoded by the coding sequence ATGTTGAGCAAGGAAGAAGCTACCAGGATATTTATTGATTCTGGAGCCCTTATGGAGGGTCATTTTCGGCTTACTTCAGGACGGCACAGCAACCAGTATATGCAATGTGCCCAGGTTCTGCAATATCCTAAATATACTGAGCAATTGGCGGCGCACATTGCGGAAAAGTTCGCTGCAGATAATATTGAAATAGTAGTAGGTCCAGCTATGGGTGGCATAATTGTGGCCTATGAGGTGGCAAGGCAATTGGGGATTACGGCCATATTTACCGAAAGACAGGAAGGTTCCATGGTATTGCGGCGGGGTTTTGAACTGCGTCCGGGTCAGAGAGTTTTGGTAGTGGAAGATGTAGTTACCACCGGTGGTTCGGTTTGGGAAGTAATTGAGATTGTACAGAAGGCCGGGGCCGAGCTGGCGGGAGTGGCTGTTCTGGTAGACCGTAGCAACGGTGAGGTTGACTTTAAGGTTAAACAAGAAGCAGTGCTGACCATGGATATTAAATCCTTTGCAGCTTCTGATTGCCCGCTTTGCCAAGAAGGAAAATTGCCAGTGATCAAGCCGGGCAGCCGCGCTTGA
- the pyrF gene encoding orotidine-5'-phosphate decarboxylase: MQAQERIILALDVGSREQALALVKDLAPHVGAFKVGMQLFNSCGPSIVEEINQLGGRVFLDLKFHDIPNTVAAAGRVITRLNCFMFNVHAAGGREMMRQVVEEVKNEAKKLAVAAPLSLAVTVLTSISQEQLEEEIGVKGMKLKDLVVKWALMAKECGISGVVSSPQEIEAIRAACGPEFKIVTPGIRPAWSEKNDQKRITTPGQALQMGADFMVIGRPITQAANPVEAALKIIGELEE, translated from the coding sequence TTGCAGGCCCAAGAGAGAATTATATTAGCCCTGGATGTTGGTAGCCGGGAGCAAGCCCTGGCATTGGTTAAGGATTTGGCTCCTCATGTGGGGGCATTTAAAGTTGGGATGCAGTTGTTCAATAGCTGCGGCCCCAGTATAGTAGAAGAGATTAATCAATTGGGGGGACGGGTATTTTTAGATCTGAAGTTCCACGATATTCCTAATACCGTAGCTGCTGCCGGCAGGGTAATAACCCGTTTGAATTGCTTCATGTTTAATGTTCACGCCGCCGGAGGCCGGGAAATGATGCGCCAGGTAGTAGAAGAGGTGAAAAATGAGGCCAAAAAACTAGCGGTGGCAGCACCCTTATCCCTGGCTGTAACGGTGCTTACCAGTATATCGCAGGAGCAACTGGAAGAAGAGATTGGGGTTAAAGGAATGAAGCTTAAAGACCTGGTGGTCAAGTGGGCTCTTATGGCTAAAGAATGTGGAATCTCTGGTGTTGTTTCATCTCCGCAAGAAATCGAGGCTATACGGGCAGCCTGTGGCCCTGAATTTAAAATCGTCACCCCGGGTATCCGACCCGCCTGGTCGGAGAAAAATGACCAGAAACGGATTACCACGCCAGGTCAGGCCTTGCAGATGGGGGCTGATTTTATGGTCATCGGACGGCCTATTACTCAGGCAGCGAACCCGGTGGAAGCGGCTTTAAAGATTATAGGCGAATTGGAGGAATAA
- a CDS encoding dihydroorotate dehydrogenase produces MDLTVNLGGIKLKNPVAVASGTFGYGLEYADFIEPEKIGAVIVKGTTLHPRPGNPGPRIYETPAGMLNAIGLENPGIEVFLREYLPRLRERQVTVIANIAGNSIEEYALMASLLQGQEGIAGIELNISCPNVKQGGIQFGTDPETVRQVVAAVKKETSLPVIPKLSPNVTDIVAIALAAADGGADALSMINTLGGMAININLKKPVLGNIFGGLSGPAIKPVALKMIYQVYREVDLPILGGGGIVNHIDALEFFMAGATAVSIGTGNFVNPCLALELLEGIKKYMQEQGFSSIQELVGIAHA; encoded by the coding sequence TTGGATTTAACGGTAAATCTGGGAGGAATAAAGCTGAAAAATCCGGTAGCAGTTGCATCGGGAACCTTTGGTTATGGTTTGGAGTACGCTGACTTTATTGAACCCGAAAAAATAGGCGCGGTAATAGTCAAAGGTACGACTCTTCACCCCCGCCCCGGGAATCCGGGTCCCAGGATTTACGAGACCCCGGCCGGTATGCTCAACGCCATCGGACTGGAGAATCCAGGTATCGAGGTTTTCTTACGGGAATACCTGCCCCGGCTACGCGAGCGACAGGTTACTGTTATTGCCAATATAGCCGGAAACAGCATCGAAGAATATGCTTTGATGGCTTCCCTCTTGCAAGGACAGGAGGGCATAGCAGGAATTGAGCTTAATATTTCCTGCCCCAATGTAAAGCAGGGGGGCATTCAATTTGGTACTGATCCTGAAACAGTACGACAGGTGGTAGCAGCAGTAAAAAAAGAAACTTCCCTTCCGGTAATACCCAAGCTTTCCCCCAATGTCACCGACATTGTAGCTATTGCCCTGGCTGCTGCCGACGGCGGGGCCGATGCCTTGTCCATGATTAATACCCTGGGGGGAATGGCTATTAACATAAACCTGAAAAAACCGGTTTTGGGCAATATTTTTGGAGGATTGTCGGGACCGGCGATTAAACCGGTTGCCTTAAAAATGATATATCAAGTATACCGGGAGGTTGACCTTCCTATACTTGGTGGTGGAGGCATAGTCAATCATATAGATGCTCTGGAATTCTTCATGGCTGGAGCTACAGCGGTTTCCATTGGTACCGGCAACTTTGTCAATCCCTGTCTCGCTCTTGAATTGCTTGAGGGTATTAAAAAGTATATGCAGGAGCAGGGTTTTTCCAGTATTCAAGAACTGGTCGGCATAGCCCATGCGTAG
- a CDS encoding dihydroorotate dehydrogenase electron transfer subunit yields the protein MPSLEKARIISNSKQYHNLYIMEIEAPQTVKECKPGQFLHIRSNPGLDPLLRRPLSLYDVDKEAAKISLLYKVVGKGTALLADMLPGENLDIMGPLGRGFSLPESAKKCLLVGGGVGMAPLLYLARELRRGGSELLVLYGVGNEKELLALERLEAIGSQVQIATIDGSRGLKGPLIPPLFSEILSAEHIEFIYSCGPESMMKLWQEWARINHISGEVSLEEYMACGVGACLGCARKAKPDNEFYVKICQDGPVFRLDELELE from the coding sequence ATGCCTTCTTTGGAGAAAGCGCGAATAATTAGCAATTCTAAACAATACCATAATCTTTATATAATGGAGATCGAGGCTCCGCAAACAGTAAAAGAGTGTAAGCCCGGACAATTTCTCCACATCCGTAGCAATCCCGGACTTGATCCCCTGCTCCGCAGGCCTTTGAGCCTTTACGATGTGGATAAAGAGGCAGCGAAGATTAGTCTTCTATACAAGGTAGTGGGCAAGGGTACGGCATTATTAGCGGACATGCTGCCTGGAGAAAACCTTGACATCATGGGTCCATTGGGCCGTGGTTTCTCCTTGCCAGAGTCAGCAAAAAAATGCCTGCTGGTAGGCGGGGGAGTAGGTATGGCTCCACTGCTCTACCTGGCTCGGGAACTAAGGCGGGGCGGGAGTGAGCTACTGGTTCTTTACGGGGTGGGAAATGAGAAAGAGCTGCTGGCCCTGGAACGATTGGAAGCTATCGGAAGCCAGGTGCAGATAGCTACAATAGATGGTAGCCGTGGTTTAAAAGGCCCATTGATTCCGCCGCTTTTCTCCGAAATATTAAGTGCTGAGCATATTGAATTTATCTATAGCTGTGGACCGGAATCAATGATGAAGCTCTGGCAGGAATGGGCAAGGATAAATCATATATCAGGGGAAGTCTCTTTGGAAGAATATATGGCCTGTGGTGTAGGAGCCTGTTTGGGCTGTGCCCGAAAAGCCAAGCCGGATAACGAGTTCTATGTTAAGATATGCCAGGATGGGCCAGTTTTCCGTCTGGACGAGCTGGAGTTGGAGTAG
- the carB gene encoding carbamoyl-phosphate synthase large subunit, which translates to MPIKEDLHKVLVIGSGPIIIGQAAEFDYAGTQACRALKEEGIAVVLLNSNPATIMTDANIADHVYFEPITVETVNKIIAREKPDGIIANLGGQVGLNMALALDRAGVLEETGVPLLGMPLDAIARAEDREKFKATMQEIGEPIPESDIVHSVEEAIRFAEKIGYPVIVRPAYTLGGTGGGTAYDNEELQQIVVKGLKNSPINQALIERSVAGFKEIEFEVMRDANDNCITICSMENVDPVGIHTGDSIVVAPAQTLSDEEYQMLRASSLKIIRHLKIIGGCNVQYALDPFSKKYYVIEVNPRVSRSSALASKATGYPIAKVTTKLAIGYTLDEIPNAVTGKTTACFEPAIDYVVLKVPRWPFDKFVFGDRKLGTQMKATGEVMAIDRSYEAAFLKSIRSLEIGLNGLRLPVLQEMKDEELRQRLGKADDERTFIIAEALSRGFSLDEIWEITRIDKYFLKKMKNIIDFARVLEEKELDYELLREAKKIGFSDFEIAAIKGQTEEEIRKLRKKAGILPTYKLVDTCAAEFDADTPYFYSCYEEENEAWHDPNTRKILVIGAGPIRIGQGVEFDYCSVHCVWALRDAGIKAIIVNNNPETVSTDFDTSDRLYFEPLVYEDVMNIIDEEQPEGVIVQFGGQTAINLVAALNRAGVKILGTSNDSIDRAEDRERFDLMVEKLGIPRPPGKTVFSVEEAVKAAEKIGYPVLLRPSYVLGGRAMEIVYNVDELRQYMQTAVNVNREHPVLVDKYLLGKEIEVDAVCDGLQVLIPGIMQHIERAGVHSGDSMAVFPAHDLSPAIKDKVVDYTLRLARELEVKGLINIQFVEFEDELYVLEVNPRSSRTVPFISKVTGIPLVKLGTEIMLGKSLEELAYKGGLQPEPEFYAIKVPVFSFNKLEQVDITLGPEMKSTGEVLGIDRSLKTAIYKGLLEAGVEISHIGTIVATIADKDKDEAIPILYELSQLGFKLVATEGTAMALRNNGIAVETVKKIKEGSPNIVDLIRQGRVDFVVNTLTHGRMPFTDGFQIRRAAVELNVPCLTSLDTLKVVKEVITEGEKTAAMGIMSLQEYVKMNKPQS; encoded by the coding sequence ATGCCGATTAAGGAAGATTTGCACAAAGTACTGGTAATTGGATCAGGGCCTATTATCATTGGGCAGGCAGCCGAATTCGACTATGCTGGCACCCAGGCCTGCCGGGCATTAAAAGAGGAAGGAATTGCAGTAGTACTCTTAAACAGCAACCCCGCTACGATAATGACTGATGCTAATATTGCCGATCATGTTTACTTCGAGCCCATAACGGTTGAAACGGTCAATAAGATTATTGCCCGGGAAAAACCGGATGGTATAATTGCTAATCTCGGTGGGCAGGTAGGTTTAAATATGGCTCTGGCTCTTGATAGAGCTGGAGTATTGGAGGAAACGGGAGTTCCTTTACTGGGTATGCCATTGGATGCCATTGCCCGGGCTGAAGATCGGGAAAAGTTTAAAGCTACCATGCAAGAAATCGGCGAGCCTATCCCCGAAAGCGACATAGTACATTCAGTGGAAGAAGCCATTCGTTTCGCTGAGAAGATTGGTTACCCGGTTATTGTGCGACCGGCTTACACCCTGGGGGGGACCGGGGGAGGCACGGCCTATGATAATGAAGAACTACAGCAGATAGTGGTTAAAGGCTTGAAAAACAGCCCCATAAATCAAGCCTTGATTGAAAGAAGTGTAGCCGGCTTTAAAGAAATTGAATTTGAAGTAATGCGGGACGCCAATGACAACTGTATAACTATTTGCAGTATGGAAAATGTTGACCCTGTTGGCATACACACCGGGGACAGCATAGTGGTGGCTCCAGCTCAGACCCTGAGTGACGAAGAATACCAAATGCTGCGGGCTTCTTCTCTGAAAATTATTCGCCACTTGAAAATAATCGGGGGCTGTAATGTCCAATATGCCCTGGACCCTTTCAGCAAAAAATATTATGTCATAGAGGTTAACCCCAGGGTAAGCCGTTCCAGCGCCCTGGCCTCCAAGGCAACTGGATACCCTATTGCCAAAGTTACCACCAAATTGGCTATCGGTTATACGCTGGATGAAATACCTAATGCAGTAACCGGTAAAACCACCGCCTGTTTTGAACCGGCTATAGATTATGTGGTTCTTAAAGTGCCCCGTTGGCCCTTTGACAAGTTTGTTTTCGGTGATCGCAAACTAGGGACTCAGATGAAGGCTACCGGTGAAGTTATGGCCATTGACCGCAGCTATGAAGCGGCTTTCCTAAAATCCATTCGCTCCTTGGAAATAGGCCTGAACGGCCTGCGCCTGCCGGTACTGCAAGAAATGAAAGATGAGGAATTGCGCCAGCGTTTGGGAAAGGCGGATGATGAAAGGACTTTTATTATTGCTGAAGCTTTGAGCCGGGGATTTTCCTTGGACGAAATCTGGGAGATTACCAGGATAGATAAATATTTCCTGAAAAAAATGAAAAACATTATAGATTTTGCCCGGGTACTGGAAGAGAAAGAATTGGATTATGAATTATTGCGAGAGGCCAAGAAGATTGGCTTTTCCGATTTTGAAATAGCTGCAATCAAGGGGCAAACGGAAGAAGAGATACGAAAACTAAGAAAAAAAGCGGGAATTCTTCCTACTTATAAATTAGTGGATACCTGTGCGGCTGAGTTTGATGCTGACACCCCCTATTTTTATTCCTGTTATGAAGAGGAGAATGAGGCCTGGCATGATCCGAACACTCGTAAAATTCTGGTTATAGGGGCGGGACCGATCAGGATTGGGCAGGGAGTAGAATTTGACTATTGCTCGGTGCACTGTGTTTGGGCTTTGCGGGATGCAGGAATAAAGGCCATCATTGTAAACAATAACCCGGAAACCGTCAGCACCGATTTTGACACCTCCGACCGCCTGTATTTCGAGCCCCTGGTTTATGAGGATGTTATGAATATCATTGATGAAGAACAACCCGAAGGGGTCATCGTCCAGTTTGGCGGGCAAACCGCCATTAACCTGGTTGCTGCTTTAAACCGGGCGGGAGTAAAGATTCTGGGTACTTCCAATGACAGCATTGACCGGGCGGAAGACCGGGAGCGTTTTGATTTGATGGTGGAGAAACTGGGTATCCCCCGTCCCCCGGGTAAAACCGTGTTTTCTGTAGAAGAAGCAGTCAAAGCAGCAGAGAAGATAGGCTATCCGGTGCTGTTAAGGCCTTCTTATGTACTGGGGGGGCGGGCTATGGAAATAGTTTACAATGTTGATGAACTCAGGCAATACATGCAGACGGCAGTAAATGTCAACCGGGAACACCCGGTACTGGTAGATAAATACTTGCTGGGCAAAGAGATTGAAGTGGATGCCGTTTGTGATGGCTTGCAGGTCCTAATTCCCGGGATCATGCAACACATTGAGAGGGCCGGGGTTCATTCCGGGGATAGTATGGCGGTTTTTCCCGCCCATGACCTGAGCCCGGCGATTAAGGACAAGGTGGTGGATTACACGCTTAGATTAGCCCGAGAATTGGAGGTCAAAGGCTTAATAAATATTCAATTCGTAGAGTTTGAAGATGAGCTCTATGTTTTGGAGGTAAATCCCCGTTCCAGCCGAACCGTGCCTTTCATCAGCAAAGTAACCGGGATTCCCCTGGTAAAGCTGGGAACCGAGATTATGTTAGGCAAGAGCCTGGAGGAACTTGCTTATAAGGGCGGTTTGCAGCCAGAACCAGAATTTTATGCCATCAAGGTTCCGGTATTCTCCTTTAACAAGCTGGAACAGGTGGATATTACCCTGGGGCCGGAAATGAAGTCTACCGGTGAAGTTTTAGGAATAGACCGCTCCTTAAAAACCGCCATCTATAAAGGGCTTCTGGAAGCCGGTGTGGAAATCTCCCATATAGGCACCATAGTTGCTACAATAGCTGATAAGGATAAAGATGAAGCTATTCCTATTTTGTATGAATTGAGCCAGCTGGGCTTTAAGCTGGTAGCTACAGAAGGTACGGCTATGGCCCTTAGAAATAATGGTATCGCAGTAGAAACCGTCAAGAAAATTAAAGAAGGCTCACCAAATATTGTAGACTTAATTCGACAAGGTAGGGTAGACTTTGTAGTAAATACCCTTACCCACGGTCGTATGCCATTTACTGATGGTTTTCAGATTCGACGGGCGGCGGTAGAATTAAATGTTCCGTGCTTAACCTCCCTGGATACCTTGAAAGTGGTCAAAGAGGTAATTACTGAGGGTGAAAAGACCGCTGCTATGGGGATTATGTCTCTGCAGGAATATGTCAAAATGAACAAACCGCAATCATAA
- a CDS encoding carbamoyl phosphate synthase small subunit, which translates to MNGYLVLESGRYFRGKLLNDCRMAGGEVVFSTAMISYQDIITDPSYYGQIVVMTYPLVGNVGFNEKSFASRAAMVKGLVLREATDFPSHYEMETDLISFLNKSEIPVLTGVDTRALTRVIRHEGSMGGLIIDNLDDKEWMMEKARLAAEELQGDLVRFVSRKNIMKFGNGTKKIVLLDLGTKKGVIDSLVRRDCEVIAVPANTGAREILRLHPDGILVSDGPGDPGAIGYAIDTCRELLGKVALLGVGLGHQILALAMGASILRLPYGHRGSNHPVKNLENNRVYITTQNHGFSLEESSLSGTGIEVTMRSLNDGSIEGIRHREMPVFSLQFDPEGYPGYSETGFFYDDFITRTSI; encoded by the coding sequence ATGAATGGATATCTGGTTCTGGAGAGTGGCCGGTATTTTCGGGGCAAACTATTGAATGATTGTCGCATGGCTGGAGGAGAAGTGGTGTTCAGCACGGCCATGATAAGCTACCAGGACATTATTACTGATCCTTCATACTATGGACAGATAGTGGTTATGACCTACCCGCTGGTAGGAAATGTGGGTTTTAATGAAAAAAGTTTCGCTTCCCGGGCAGCCATGGTTAAAGGGCTGGTTTTACGGGAAGCTACCGATTTCCCCAGTCATTATGAGATGGAAACTGATCTTATTTCCTTTCTTAATAAGAGTGAAATTCCCGTGCTTACTGGGGTGGACACCCGGGCTTTGACCCGGGTTATTCGCCATGAGGGAAGCATGGGCGGCCTAATTATCGATAATCTCGATGACAAGGAATGGATGATGGAAAAAGCGAGACTGGCTGCAGAAGAATTGCAGGGTGACCTGGTTCGCTTTGTCAGTCGTAAAAATATTATGAAATTTGGCAATGGTACTAAAAAAATAGTTTTACTGGATTTGGGCACCAAAAAGGGAGTAATTGATTCTCTGGTACGGCGGGATTGTGAAGTGATTGCTGTTCCCGCTAATACCGGAGCTCGGGAGATATTAAGGCTTCATCCTGATGGAATACTGGTTTCCGATGGGCCGGGAGATCCCGGAGCTATTGGCTATGCGATTGATACCTGTCGTGAGCTCTTGGGAAAGGTAGCTCTTTTGGGAGTGGGTCTGGGTCATCAGATTCTAGCCCTCGCCATGGGGGCCAGTATACTGCGCTTGCCTTATGGTCACCGGGGAAGCAATCACCCGGTTAAGAACCTGGAAAACAACCGGGTATATATCACCACGCAGAATCATGGTTTCAGCCTGGAGGAATCCTCGCTTAGCGGTACCGGAATCGAAGTAACTATGAGGAGCCTGAATGATGGTAGTATTGAGGGAATCAGACACCGGGAAATGCCGGTGTTTTCACTGCAGTTTGACCCGGAAGGTTATCCGGGATACAGTGAGACTGGTTTTTTCTATGATGATTTTATAACGAGAACGTCCATATAA
- a CDS encoding dihydroorotase, which translates to MRLLIKGGRLIDPFNHIDAIQDLLVEDGKIRSRGNALDDSGCEIIDASGKIVCPGFIDIHVHLREPGFEYKEDIASGTRAAACGGFTTVCCMPNTEPVIDNEAVVGFVREKARKVGIVNVLPVGSISKKQAGLELSEIAELVTAGCVAISDDGKPVMKANIMRNALDYAKMFGLPVLSHCEDLNLVNGGLMHEGYYSTIYGLRGIPAAAEEVMVARDIILARLTGGHLHICHASTAGSMALVRQAKAEGLNVTCEVTPHHLTLSDEIIDGYDADTKVNPPLRSEEHLLALREALLDGTVDCIATDHAPHHFEAKDCEYELAACGISGLETAIAVIMDKLVRPGLLDIKDMVKLFTSGPAGVMGIDKGSLEEGKSADITIIDSEIVKTVDPRTFKSKGRNTPYKGMELQGWPCMTLVNGVLVAQNGEIVLKK; encoded by the coding sequence ATGAGATTACTTATTAAAGGGGGAAGGCTAATCGACCCCTTCAACCATATTGATGCTATTCAGGATCTTTTGGTGGAAGACGGTAAAATCCGGAGTCGGGGTAATGCTCTAGACGATAGCGGCTGTGAAATAATCGATGCCAGTGGGAAAATAGTCTGCCCGGGTTTTATCGACATTCATGTTCATCTTCGGGAACCCGGTTTTGAATACAAGGAAGATATAGCTTCCGGTACCAGAGCAGCGGCTTGTGGGGGCTTTACTACGGTTTGCTGTATGCCCAATACTGAGCCGGTGATAGATAATGAAGCGGTGGTAGGTTTTGTCAGGGAAAAAGCCAGAAAGGTCGGCATAGTCAATGTTTTGCCGGTGGGAAGTATTAGTAAAAAGCAGGCCGGTTTGGAATTAAGCGAAATTGCCGAGCTGGTAACGGCTGGATGTGTGGCCATATCCGATGATGGCAAGCCCGTTATGAAGGCTAATATTATGCGTAATGCTCTGGATTACGCAAAAATGTTCGGCCTGCCGGTATTATCGCATTGCGAGGATCTTAACCTGGTAAACGGGGGCTTGATGCATGAGGGCTACTACTCTACCATTTATGGGTTAAGAGGGATACCCGCTGCAGCTGAAGAGGTAATGGTAGCCCGTGATATTATTTTAGCTCGATTGACTGGCGGACATTTGCATATTTGCCATGCTTCCACGGCAGGTTCTATGGCCTTAGTTCGCCAGGCTAAAGCTGAGGGACTGAATGTGACTTGTGAAGTGACTCCTCACCATTTGACCCTGAGTGATGAAATAATAGACGGCTATGATGCCGATACCAAAGTAAATCCCCCCTTACGCTCCGAGGAACACCTGCTGGCTTTGCGGGAGGCCTTGCTTGATGGTACCGTGGATTGCATTGCCACCGATCACGCGCCCCATCATTTTGAAGCCAAGGACTGTGAATACGAATTGGCTGCCTGCGGAATATCCGGATTGGAAACGGCGATAGCAGTAATAATGGATAAGCTGGTAAGGCCCGGACTTTTGGATATTAAGGATATGGTCAAGTTGTTTACTAGTGGGCCAGCCGGAGTTATGGGTATTGATAAAGGCAGTTTGGAAGAAGGGAAGTCGGCAGACATAACGATTATTGACTCGGAAATAGTCAAAACCGTGGACCCTCGCACTTTTAAATCCAAAGGCAGGAACACCCCCTATAAAGGAATGGAGCTCCAAGGTTGGCCCTGTATGACTCTGGTTAACGGGGTGCTGGTAGCGCAGAATGGTGAAATAGTACTGAAGAAGTAA